Proteins encoded within one genomic window of Nonomuraea gerenzanensis:
- a CDS encoding LLM class flavin-dependent oxidoreductase codes for MALPLSILDLAHIGEGETAADSFAASVALAQRAEELGYRRVWYAEHHNMDSIASSATSVLIAHVAAHTRTIRLGAGGVMLPNHSPLTIAEQFGTLETLHPGRIDLGLGRAPGSDQNTMRALRRTPAAADTFPQDVLELQGYLTGETRIPGVHATPGKGTDVPLYILGSSLFGAQLAAMLGLPYAFASHFAPAALEEAVAVYRQEFKPSAQLAEPYVIAALNVIAAETTEEAEEQFLASKRLRVSKFLGRGRTFTTEEADLILDSPAGQQLVQMAKYSAVGDPQEVKAYVERFAEHSRADELIVAFSAPDRKAWMRSAELLADVLIGD; via the coding sequence AGCTTCGCCGCGAGCGTGGCCCTGGCCCAGCGGGCCGAGGAGCTGGGATACCGGCGCGTCTGGTACGCCGAGCACCACAACATGGACAGCATCGCCTCCTCGGCCACGAGCGTGCTCATCGCCCACGTCGCCGCCCACACCCGGACGATCCGCCTGGGAGCGGGCGGCGTCATGCTGCCCAACCACTCCCCGCTGACGATCGCCGAGCAGTTCGGCACGCTGGAGACGCTGCACCCGGGCCGCATCGACCTCGGGCTCGGCCGGGCGCCAGGCAGCGACCAGAACACCATGCGGGCGCTGCGCCGCACCCCCGCCGCCGCCGACACCTTCCCGCAGGACGTGCTGGAGCTGCAGGGCTACCTGACGGGTGAGACCCGCATCCCCGGCGTGCACGCCACGCCGGGCAAGGGCACGGACGTGCCGCTCTACATCCTCGGCTCCTCCCTGTTCGGGGCGCAGCTCGCCGCCATGCTCGGCCTGCCGTACGCGTTCGCCTCGCACTTCGCGCCCGCCGCGCTGGAGGAGGCCGTGGCGGTCTACCGGCAGGAGTTCAAGCCGTCGGCGCAGCTCGCCGAGCCGTACGTGATCGCCGCGCTGAACGTGATCGCGGCGGAGACCACGGAGGAGGCCGAGGAGCAGTTCCTGGCCTCCAAGCGGCTGCGGGTCAGCAAGTTCCTGGGCCGGGGGCGCACGTTCACCACCGAGGAGGCCGACCTGATCCTCGACTCCCCGGCCGGGCAGCAGCTCGTGCAGATGGCCAAGTACTCGGCCGTCGGCGACCCGCAAGAGGTGAAGGCGTACGTGGAGCGGTTCGCCGAGCACTCCCGGGCCGACGAGCTGATCGTGGCGTTCTCGGCGCCCGACAGGAAGGCCTGGATGCGCTCGGCGGAGCTGCTCGCGGACGTGCTAATCGGCGACTAG
- a CDS encoding DUF6745 domain-containing protein encodes MSAHAQREAAEIRERWLGRALSTLPADRPAAEAAISALYHLIGLPPPRFHWAASPLTALATVPPGLGPARNLERVAEWPLPPRLTALRNELRRGVDAKVRGLQQPLDQLIRRKVQAPLTQGGEACLLQPLRRAHTGDFPWSNRWYDSQLVAWIAHYDALRRVAGVVFTAEQLRQWRLWATVATTCQWWWPDEHVCVVSERPVALHTEVSGDDGRVRLHHADGPAVRYADGWALHSWHGTSVPAWVITGPTVDRIMAETNVEVRRCAIESLGWPEYVEQAGLRLVGTAPDPGNPGSELRLYDMRRETRVLIAVNGSVERDGRRRRYGLTVPGHFTDPLAAAGWTYGLSAEQYSRLLRRT; translated from the coding sequence GTGAGCGCTCACGCGCAGCGGGAAGCTGCCGAGATCCGCGAGCGATGGCTGGGCCGAGCGCTTTCGACGCTGCCCGCCGACCGTCCGGCCGCCGAGGCGGCCATCTCCGCCCTGTACCACCTGATCGGGCTGCCGCCACCCCGCTTCCACTGGGCCGCCTCGCCCCTCACCGCGCTGGCGACCGTGCCACCGGGCCTGGGCCCGGCGCGCAACCTGGAGCGGGTGGCCGAATGGCCGCTGCCACCCCGGCTCACCGCGCTCAGGAACGAGCTGCGCCGGGGCGTCGACGCCAAGGTGCGGGGCCTGCAACAACCACTCGACCAGCTCATCCGGCGCAAGGTGCAGGCGCCGCTGACGCAGGGCGGCGAGGCCTGCCTCCTGCAACCGCTCCGGCGTGCCCACACCGGGGACTTCCCCTGGTCCAACCGCTGGTACGACAGCCAGCTCGTCGCCTGGATCGCCCACTACGACGCCCTGCGCCGGGTGGCCGGAGTGGTGTTCACCGCCGAGCAGCTCCGGCAGTGGCGGCTGTGGGCGACCGTGGCCACCACGTGCCAGTGGTGGTGGCCGGACGAGCACGTGTGCGTGGTGTCCGAGCGGCCCGTCGCCCTGCACACGGAGGTGTCCGGCGACGACGGCCGGGTGCGGCTGCACCACGCGGACGGCCCGGCCGTGCGCTACGCCGACGGCTGGGCCCTGCACTCCTGGCACGGCACCAGTGTGCCGGCCTGGGTGATCACCGGGCCGACCGTCGACCGCATCATGGCCGAGACCAACGTCGAGGTCAGGCGGTGCGCCATCGAGAGCCTCGGCTGGCCCGAGTACGTCGAGCAAGCCGGGCTGCGACTGGTCGGCACGGCGCCCGACCCCGGCAACCCGGGCTCCGAGCTGCGGCTCTACGACATGCGGCGGGAGACGCGGGTGCTCATCGCGGTGAACGGCTCCGTCGAGCGCGACGGCCGGCGCCGCCGGTACGGGCTGACCGTGCCCGGCCACTTCACCGATCCGCTCGCCGCCGCCGGCTGGACGTACGGACTGTCCGCCGAGCAGTACTCCCGACTCCTGCGCAGAACCTGA